The genomic segment AGGCACAACTTGCTGCAGAGTACTTGGTGCCTATACGTTCCTAGGTTTACCCAAGAGTGCCACAGTGGAACCGAGCTGTGGGAGTGCTGTTTGTCAGCAGAGTTTCGTGTTCCCACAGAACCACCCCTGTTGCACTGCATACCTTTTGGGGAAGGAAAGCTATTCTCTGATCCTTTTCCAACAGGCGTGGCTGGCAAAGAGAGAGATGCCTGGACAGCAGAATCCATCTTTTCACAGTCTAGAGTCGGAGAACTAGGAGCAGACTTCCTGGTGACCTCCTGTTGCCTTTCTCGGACAGCTAACTCTTGCCGTAAGTCTGGaagttggaaaaagaaaaaacgcACATTTCATATTTATGGCTTGATGGTTAAAAATGCAGCACCGCAATCATCCCTGGGGGCACGTACATGGCATTCTTAACCCAACCCAACATGAGCTCCCCAAGGCCAAGCTAAATGCAAACTCAACCCTCACCAAACAAATAATGTACTTCACCATCAGCTTCTCCTCTAAGAGCCTGAGCAAACAGCTATGCCCTGAAGGTCAACAGATCCTGGCCTTCAGACAAGGCGGTGAGGGGAAGCAGATTCCTCAGCGACAGGGCCGCTGCTGAAAATGCCCTCCAGCCATTCAACTCTAGAAACCCTAAGGACACCCTAAGCAAGAGCAAACCAGCTGATCAACTGCAGTCACATTGCAGGGGAGAGGTGGCCCCTCTCGCAGCTAGGACCCAAACTGCATAGAGTGTTATAGCTCAAAATCAACCCTCCCGTTGCAACTGGCAGTGAACAGGTAGCCTTCACCGCATCAATGGAATATGTGCCTcagagccagcacagctgagcaaaCAGGCTCCCGTGTTCTGCCGCAGCTGCAGCTTGCGTGTAGTCATCAGGTGGTCCCGTGTAGAGTGCATTACAATAACCTCTTGGGAGGTCACAAAGGCACGGACAGCTCTGCGTCAGAGCTGCAGAGAGTCAGCGCTTCCAACACAAAGGTGCTTCTAGCCAACAGCTCCACTGACCTAACAGTGACAGTGCAGATAAATGCAAGCCAGGAAACTCACAAAGGCCATTCTGCACTGGACCGCCAGAAATTCCCAGGCAGAAAATGCAGTGCCACGTAAGTGGCCTCCATTGCAGCCTAGATATTGCATGACAAACAGCATGTTTGTCTCACTCTTCCCATGACTTTTCTCGCAGCCTTACTGTTCTTTCAACAACCAGGGCTGAATGTCCCTGTATGTGCTCCTATGCCCCACACTCCTATtatcaattaattaattaattagttaatttaaagggaggtgggtggagaaagtagttgggcatctaactccctgAATCATCTTGCCAAGAGGGCAAAACCCCTTCGTTTGCCCACTAAACCCCCAGACACCAAGCAAAAGGCCTGCTAAGAAATTGAGACTGTCTGGGCATAAATTGATAGTGGATTGGACAGGCAGTGTAATCCAGTGGACAGGGAGTCAGAAAACCTGGGTCTAGTCCCAACTCTTCCAGTGACCTGTTGTGTGACACCTCCCCTTTCTGTGCATCTTTTTCCTCTACCACcctttttctgtcttatctatttagattttagTCTCTTGTTATGCAtatgtatagtgcctagcataatggggcacCAAAGTCAGCAAGAGGCTTTCGCACTATGATAatgcaaattaataataataaatgggagggtgttattttaaaataaagtatgaaCTTcgttttccatttttattttaggcAAAATAATTAGATTTTTCACAGGCCACTGGATTCTCAAGTGGACTGTCAGAAAAAGCCAAAGCAAAAGGTGTTGTACATTagagtttttaaaataccatGCACTTTTAGAGGTGTTTTCAAAGGCAAACTGCCAAGCAAAAATGAAAACCTGCCCAGATACACAGGTTTGAAAAGTCAGAAGTTTTGTATTTGGGTGTGAGAGCAgcaattttttaaacagctaacgTATCTGACTGCCGGCCAGAAAATAATATGGttatgtttgtttgcttgtttttcttcttctattttaaagatgttaaacacTTTGTTCATCCCGTTTTGCAACTGGGTAATTAATGCTGATCATTCAGCTGCTCCTGAAGATTTGCCATGAGTTTCATTATTACTGCCCTTACTATAAGTTATGATTTGTATGTTTCATTAGAAAACAACATTTGGTCTTCCTTTTTATCTTCTTTGCTGTCAGAGACAGCTCCATGTTTGTATCAATAAGACTGGAGTGATGTCGAGCACAGATTTGTGAACTGAGTGACCCTACTAACCAGGTGATGGGGTGCCATTTATCAGCCAGCCTTAATTTCAGCCAGCCTTTGGGTATTCTTCCCTCACTTCGTCTCGATGAAATCCTTTTGGGAATTCCTCGTTTACGGAAGATGTCCCAGAATGTAACATCAGTAATCCCACAAGTCTCATTGCAATCCTTTCTGGGTTATCTTCCATAAGCCAGGCAACTCCCAAGAGGATTACAGAGGACAACGGAGAATTTCACAAGGTTAGTTAACATTTATTTCCATGTCTAATCCCATCCTCAGATCTCTCCGACAACCTGCACAGAGCCTGGTTAATGGAAGCATTTGTCACACAGATCTGTGCTTAACCTCAGTTTTCATTTGGAATTTGAATTCTCCTGCAGTACtcacatatttaaaaaatcctgaatGGATCTGATGGTATTTTTCTCCACTCACCAGATGAGATTTCTTTACTCCCCTTAACTGtgtagaaattattattattattgaagaTTTACATTGCACAAACAGCtttggccccattgtgctaggtgctgtacaaacatgagCTGTAGTTGTTAGAATACATCTCTATTAAGAAGCCCGTACTAAACCAAAGAATTAATCAATCAAGCTGTACCTCTCGCTTCATCCTTTAACCTCTGTACAGAAACTAGCAACGATTCCTTGTCATCCAGCTCACTTTCTAAAAATGCATTTCTCTCAATAGCCTGGTTCAGCCTTTGTTCAAAGTCTTCCAATGAAACTATTGTTGCCCtagaaacaaaattcaaaatattaGGCTCTTCAGATCTGCTGACAtaaagcacattggaaagcataacaacaaaaggaaaaggtAAGCAATGTCGAAAGCTTTACAGCTCTGCCATGCTTCCTGGAAAAGACCATTAAGCGCCACAGAAGTGAGGTATGTGGACGGGACAGGACAGAACTCTAGCAGCTGGACTTCAAACACTGTAAAACACAGCTGTGTAAGAGCTCACCAAGCACTGATATccactctctctcccttctgctcAGCAACCAGAGCCAGTCAATGCAGCACTCTGCATCAACTCAGAGGGCTTGCAAGGTGCTACCACCTCCATGCTCCGAGCAGCTGACAATTCAGCGAGCCAAGAAAGCGTGGGACTGGGATATTAACTCAAGCCCCAAGTCAgtaaagtacttaagcatatgaCTAACACAACATGCAAGCCAttccgctgacttcaatgggacaactcacatgtTTAAAAAGTTAGTCACGTGCTCAAGTAtcttgctaaatcagggcctcAGCCCTGGGTCTGCCATGCCACATAGCCAGagacccagtcctgctcctgttgaactcaatggcaaCATTCCCATTCCGTTAAACAGAGGCAGGATCTGTTTGTTACTTTCCAGACAGGGCATTGCTAGCAGCACTCTTGCTAGTTTTATGCACTTCTTATCCAGTATACAGTCATTCCCTGTGGCCAGCCACAGTGCTTATCAGGTAAGGGAAGAAGAGACTCACTAGGCTTGTTTTATTTACAAGGGACTGCATAAGGTATTAGCTTCTTATCTGAAGGAGGCTTTGTCCTGGAAGGATCACTGGCATGCTGTAAGAGTTACCTGGCTGCTGACGTCAAACCTGGCATGCTGGCTGGGCTTGCTTTTATGCTCTGCTCTCATCTTTCAGGAATCCATAAAATAGAGTGCAAATTACTTCTCTTGTTTCTCACTGATTTACACAAAGTAGAATACTTTAGAAACCTCCTCAATCCAGGTTACTGGGCCCAATACTGGGGTAACCAGGTGGGGTTTAGTAGCTTGTGATacgcaggaggtctgactagatgatctggtgatccttctgaccttaaactctctGATTCTAGGACTTCTTGCTGTACTGTAGGGCTAACAAGTGAGTGAGGCTAACTTGGACATCTGACTGGGCTGGAGCCTCAATACGGTTTTAACTGCATGAGTGCAACAAAAAACAGTGTCTCTCCTTATGCAAAGTTGCATCCATTAGAGATAATCAAGAGCTGTGAAGCTAAATGACGAGAGGAAGATCTAGCAAGACAATCGGTTTGTAGCCTTCACCTCTTAGCGCGCTCCAAGTCGTCGTTGGCCTGTTCCAGCTCCCTCACATATTTGTGTAGCTGGTCTTTAATGGCCCGTGTCTGACTTAGGTCATCTTCCAACACCGACACTTGCTTGTAACTTTGTGCATATTGGTGTTCAAGTTTCTCCTGGAAATAAGAGGGGAAGCAAGATTAATGTTGCTAATATACAATCTTCTGAGGCAAGCCAGAGCCAAATAAGAGGGGAAAAAGTAACACAACAGAATAAGTCAGCTCATGTGGGTTTGTTGGTGGTAGCACATAGAAATGCCAGTATTAACATGGATATTTACAAAGCATCAGCACTGGGCACCCTGAAATAAAGAAAGCCAACACTGTGCACAGCAAGGATCCAGTCACCAAATAGCTAGTTATTCTCCCAAACACACCCATCAACTTCCGTTCTCAATAGTCTGTAATGGCAGGTCCAGGAGGCTTTTAAATGTCACCTTCAAAACCATAAATGTGGCCCGGCACACCTACAGGTGGCCAGAAAGCAATACAACTGCTAGAGAGGATTCTGACTCCGTGTCTCCCACACTCCAGACAATTACGCTACGACAAGAACCGGCCTGAAATCCCAACGGTGAGCAAAAATAAGAGGCACTGGAATCTGCTTCTTGACTGCACAGGGAAGCTCACTCCAAGACCTTCAcctggaaaaactggaaagtggGTGCTGACAGTCTGGTTGGTTAAGAATGTCCACAACTCCGAGGAGGCAGCTAGAGACTTTCCTGAAGAAGCTACTGGCCTCCTCAAGTACATGCAGATTTCATAACTATAACAGGGAAGGGATAAGATAACCAGGGATCCCACAGAGCACATTTGCCCTGGCTCAGAACACAATGATTTCCAGCTATGTTCCCACCTCCTGCCCCGGGTCAAGTTTCCAAGAACAGGACCAAACCATGGTGCTCTCCAAGATCCCAGGGCAGGGTGAGAACAGATCGGCCCAGATGCATTAATTAGAATATTCTGTTGTCTATCTGAACACTCTACAGAACACTATCAGAATCTCTGCTAAAGGACATGCACAAGTCAAGAGGTCTTCAACTGCCTTAAAAATCTCACAAAACCAGAGACATTCTGGGCAAAAACCACTGATTCACAGGAATTAGCTGCACAATCCTACCGCTGAAATGATGAACAAAATGATTCAATGGCATAACAAAGCAGATCAGTAGTATGTCCATCACATGGCTACGTTAACTTGCTGTAGTAACAACAAATCCACCAAAGTCTCCGAAAACCCAAATCTGctgcccttactcaggcaaaactcaagATCAAAAGCAAAGGATCCGAGACATGTCCCTCTTATGACATGGCCAAGGAACATAGCGAATTCCTCCACAAATTTACCTGATATATAAGGTGGCTGGTAAATACCTGGTCTTACCCATTGGGCACATGCCATACTCAAAACCGGATCTCAAACATATGTCTGCTCCCCTCCCTTTATATTCTGGATACAGATACTGAATTACCAAAAAACCTGTACAGACCAGACAGATTTTGAATGATAATTTAGAACCACACTTTTGACTACCTGCAAGAACAGGCCATTCCACTACAGACACTGCCGTACCTTTAATGTTTCCACTTCA from the Chelonia mydas isolate rCheMyd1 chromosome 14, rCheMyd1.pri.v2, whole genome shotgun sequence genome contains:
- the NDEL1 gene encoding nuclear distribution protein nudE-like 1 isoform X3; this translates as MDCEELPDFSSPKEETAYWKELSLKYKQSFQEAREELAEFQEGSRELEAELEAQLVQAEQRNRDLQADNQRLKYEVETLKEKLEHQYAQSYKQVSVLEDDLSQTRAIKDQLHKYVRELEQANDDLERAKRATIVSLEDFEQRLNQAIERNAFLESELDDKESLLVSVQRLKDEARDLRQELAVRERQQEVTRKSAPSSPTLDCEKMDSAVQASLSLPATPVGKGSENSFPSPKAIPNGFGTSPLTPSARISALNIVGDLLRKVGALESKLAACRNFAKDQASRKSYISGNVSSSMMSSNGTKFSHSGHTSFFDKG